Sequence from the Miscanthus floridulus cultivar M001 chromosome 16, ASM1932011v1, whole genome shotgun sequence genome:
ACACAGACCTTGAGAGCGTTTCTTCAATGCCTTCTTCACCTGGAAGTGAAGACTTTGACAACATTTCAATTGACAGTTCTTCCAGCAGATACAGCTTCCTAAGCAAAAGGTCTAATCTGATGCAAAAAATCAAAAAGTGGGGAAGGAGCAAGGATGATAGTAGTAGTTTAGCCTCCCCAATTGGTGGTTCTCCACTGAGGAAACCAAAGGGCCCCCTGGAAGCTCTCATGCTAAAAAATGCTGGAGATGGTACAACCATAACAACATATGGAAAGAGGGATCCCAATGATGCCTTGGACGATGAAAATGTCGCATCCTCATTCCAATTGATGTCCAAGACAGTCGAAGGTTTTGCTGATGAGAAGTATCCCGCTTACAAAGATAGGCACAAACTTGCAACTGAACGGGAAAAGACGATAAAAGAGAAGGCTGGACAAGCAAGAGCACAAAGGTTTGGCGGTGGACACAGTTCAGCTCTTATTTCCTCTCCTAAAGGTGCACTCCCTCCGAAACTTGCTCAAATCAAGGAGAGATCCCCTACAGCTAATGCTGAATCCAGTGAGCAATCTAGTGACAACCAAAACAACACCCTGGTGGTGAGCCAGATGAAGCTTGCCAACATTGAGAAGAGAGCAACAAGAGTTCCCAGACCACCTCCCCCTCGATCAACCATTGCTTCAGGGGCTACCAATACTGCAAGTGGAGTACAAACGCCACGTGCACCAGgtgcacctcctcctccaccacctccaggGAAAGCTGGTggcccaccgccaccaccaccacctccaggtGCTCTACCAAGGAACCTTGGTGGGGGTGACAAGGTACACCGTGCACCGGAGATTGTGGAGTTCTATCAAAGTCTCATGAAGCGTGAAGCAAAAAAAGAGACATCTTTAGGATCAATGTCATCCAATGTTTCTGATGCCAGGAGTAACATGATTGGAGAGATTGAGAACAGATCGACATTCCTCTTAGCTGTAAGTATTTTCTGTTGGCACCACCTTGCACAAGAATCCTGCCAAATTTATGAGTTCCGCTATTAATGCATAATTATAACTAGTAATCAAATTTAACAATAATAAAAAGTTACAAATGTTTTATAAAAACATGGAATGCTTCAGGTAAAAGCTGATGTGGAGACACAAGGAGAATTTGTTGAGTCTCTAGCAAATGAGGTCCGAGCAGCAAGTTTTGTAAATATTGATGATGTTGTTACATTTGTAAATTGGTTGGATGAGGAGTTATCTTTCTTGGTAAGCGCATGCCCTTCATACAACACCTTTGCTATAAAGTACCAGTTATTGTACTTATGACACATGTTCTAATACTAAAGAGGATCAACAACATTTTAGGTTGATGAGCGAGCAGTGCTAAAGCATTTTGATTGGCCAGAGAGCAAAACAGATGCAATAAGAGAAGCAGCTTTTGAGTACCAGGATCTGATAAAGTTACAGAACAAGGTTTCATCCTTTACCGATGATCCACAACTtgcatgtgaagaagctctcAAGAAGATGTATTCTTTGCTTGAAAAGTAAGTGTCTCGTTAGACCTAGTATTCTCTCTAACATAGTCCTTCAGAGTGAAACAACAATATTTTTGCCTGGTTTAAGATATGTACGTGATGAACATAATTTTACCCAAAGTGATGGTTTCATTGTACTAACTATTGTCAATACTTATGCCAGAGTGGAGCAGAGTGTCTATGCACTACTCCGTACAAGAGACATGGCCGTCTCACGCTACAAGGAGTATGGGATCCCATTTGACTGGCTGTCTGATTCTGGAGTAGTTGGGAAGGTGTGCATCTCTAGCATACACTCCAATTTTGCCAACCTTTTGTTAAAGAAAACATGCATCTTAAATTCCTTATGAAGGCAGGTACGCTTTTACTCAGTATGCACCTACATGAACTCAATATTTTTATTTGCATGTTGGAATAGATCAAATTGGCATCTGTTCAGCTTGCGAACAAGTATATGAAGAGGGTTGCCTCAGAACTTgatggattggaaggcactgaGAAAGAGCCCAATAGAGAGTTTTTGCTTCTCCAGGGTGTGAGGTTCGCTTTCCGGGTTCATCAGGTAAAATCCTCTTACCAATATATTCAAAACCTAGGTACTTTACAGGTGACTTGAAGATTTCGAATCAGTAACTTATTCCTCTACCTTTTGCAGTTTGCTGGGGGCTTCGATGCAGAAAGCATGAAAGCTTTTGAAGAGCTAAGAAGCAAGATGACCACACAGACATCTGCTCCACAGATATCTGAAGGCTGAAGCGTGAGTTAAACACAGGATTCAACACCTGTCTGGTCTTACTTGATGGAGACTGATTTTTAGTTGTGTAGCTTAAGTGTACAAAAGAGAAGTTTAAATTCCGCGGTGTAAGAGAATGTACAAGTTATCAGGTTCTGTGTATACGTATAACAGTTTTGCATAGTTGTGTAGCTTAAGTTATTAGCAAGTTGTATATGCTATACCTATATCTTTTCATTTTAAAGGTTGTAACTGTAAACAGGCAGTTCCAGAAAAGATGCATAGTTTTGCAAGTGCTTTTTTCAAGCTGGGCATGGTTTTGCTACTACGTACTAATAAAATGTCAAAAGCGTCCATTCTGCTAGTCTGATATCCCATGGAGATAATTCCTGCAGATGAACCTTGCTGACTTTGTTgcagaaaaaaaaacaacaaaaaattGCTACCTCACTGCATCCGATATTTTGAAGAAATTGACCCGCTACCAGTTAGCGCCCACACACTGACACACATACAATGCTAGAATAGCAGATTTGACTTGAAGAATCATATATCAAGACAAAAATCCACCTGGACGGAGAAGGTCGAGGTTGCAGGCTTGCGGCGGCGAGCTCCGCCTGAACGTGGAAGTGGAACCGAACACTTCCAGTGGTTGGGTGCGGCGAGCTTGCCGCCTACTAGTCGCCGGGGGCCGGGTATAGTTGGCCAAACGGGCCGCCCGGCACAGCCTAGCACGGGCACAGCCAGGCATGGTAGACTAGCTGTGCCGTGCCTGTTAGTGCCGCCGTGTCGAGGTGTCGGCCCAGGCAACGACAGTATCAGGTCTTATCCGTGCCGTGCCGTGTCACTGGACACGGTGGCCCAGTAGCGCTCGTGCCGGCACTGGCACTATAAGTGCCCAACGCCTTAAACTGATCAGAATATCAGGGACAATAACTTCATCATCTCAATCTTAAGTTACAAGTTCAGAGAACTTATTAAAGACTCAAAGTTACATGTTCACAGAGAATTGATAGTAACTTGATCACTGAAACGCATAGATCACATAATCACACAAACACAAGAAGAGAACAAACACGAGGCATGGATCCGGCGAGCACAGACGACGAGGGACGGATCCGGCGAGGAAACCGAAGGATCCAGCGAGGTCGACGATGGATTCGGCGAGGACGAAGCGagatcaagggttagggttagggattgagcaagggttagggttagggattgtgaCAGTGCCGGCCAGCGGTGGCTCCAGAGGCCACcggagagcgagaagaagagaggaagttggaggcgagagaggagagcgagtcGCCGACTCGCCGAGAGGGAGAGCAAATGAATTAGGGCGACAGAGCGAGATGCGGCCGACCCGTCGGGATGGGTTTTTATACCTCCTATTCCAACGGCCGGATCCAATGGTCCGATGGGAGCGAGGCCAGAGATCCGACGGATCCGGCAAGGTCGACGACGGATCCAGCGAGGACGAAGCGagatcaagggttagggttagggttagggttagggattgagcaagggttagggttagggattgtgccAGTGCCGGCCAGCAGTGGCTCCAGAGGCCACcggagagcgagaagaagagaggaagtcggaggcgagagaggagagcgagtcGCCGACTCgccgagagaggagagcgaggcgAGAGAGGGGTGGGCGAGATGGTGCTGCGGGGGAGAGCCGAGAGCGAGGCGAGAGAGACAGAAAGTGAGAGCAAATGAATTAGGCCAACGGAGCGAGACGCGGCCGGCTGGCCGGGACGCGTGGTTTTATACCCCCTATTCCAACGGACGAATCCAACGGTCCGATGGGAGCGAGGCCGGCGATCCAACGGTGCCGAGCTGTGCCGCTGTCGGGCCGGCCCATATAGCGTGCCGTGCCCGGGCCGGCACTACGGGCCAGAATGGCAGCCTAGGCACGGCACTAAGGTCGGGCCGTGTCAGGCACTGGCACGAAGGCTGCCGGGCCGGGCCGTTCCTGGGTCGTGCTAATtagtgccgtgcttgggccggcccgTAGTGCCCGGGCCAAATGGCCAACTATAGGGCCGGGCCGGGGCTGGGGCAGAGGGGCCCGCCTCTGGTCTGGCTTCAGCGCCTCCGAGCGCAGTGGCAATGTCCCCGTCGCGTAGGTGGAAGAACCCGCCGCGTGGGTTTCGGTTCCAGCTGCGGCCGCTTGCCGGGGAATCCAAGCGGGAGAGGAGGTCGCCGTTGAATCGTGATTATTTTTTTTAGCACAAAGTGAATCGTGATTACTTGGGCCCTATCTCATTGACGTGTATGAGAACGAATCTATTATCAAGCCCATGAAGCCTAACCAGGATCCAGTCCACCGGATGCCTAGGTCTATGAAACCTCatgttaattttttttcgtcATGTGTCAGTGTCACCAAGAATCCTATCGATCTAATGATCAACCATTGTGATCAGGAGCCATCAACATCTGT
This genomic interval carries:
- the LOC136510059 gene encoding protein CHUP1, chloroplastic-like; the encoded protein is MLVRLGFVVVASVAALTLRRANSGGRHNKDNGQARKREDKARSSEHGEQHEEEREKEEEKEEVKTISGIVNSARSLDDDDDDMLSEIESLLSGDIDIPIPRDRFDVNGRSRYNAYMANEASEIERLHNLVREMEKREAKLEGELTYMANKASEIERLRSLVREMEEREAKLEDKLAYMANEASETERLRSLVREMEEREAKLEGELLEYYGMKEMETDVIELQKQLKIKTVEINMLNDTINSLQEERKNKTVEINMLSDTINSLQEERKKLQDDVARGEVAKKELEVDRSKIKELQRQIQLEAGQTKGQLMLLKQQVIGLKAKEEETAKKEAEVERKLKKLKELEVEVLELRRKNKELLYEKRDLIVKLDVAEGKITESDVVANAREEINKLRHTNEDLTKQVEGLQMNRFSEVEELVYLRWVNACLRFELRNYQTPSGKVSARDLNKTLSPKSQERAKQLMLEYAGSERGHGDTDLESVSSMPSSPGSEDFDNISIDSSSSRYSFLSKRSNLMQKIKKWGRSKDDSSSLASPIGGSPLRKPKGPLEALMLKNAGDGTTITTYGKRDPNDALDDENVASSFQLMSKTVEGFADEKYPAYKDRHKLATEREKTIKEKAGQARAQRFGGGHSSALISSPKGALPPKLAQIKERSPTANAESSEQSSDNQNNTLVVSQMKLANIEKRATRVPRPPPPRSTIASGATNTASGVQTPRAPGAPPPPPPPGKAGGPPPPPPPPGALPRNLGGGDKVHRAPEIVEFYQSLMKREAKKETSLGSMSSNVSDARSNMIGEIENRSTFLLAVKADVETQGEFVESLANEVRAASFVNIDDVVTFVNWLDEELSFLVDERAVLKHFDWPESKTDAIREAAFEYQDLIKLQNKVSSFTDDPQLACEEALKKMYSLLEKVEQSVYALLRTRDMAVSRYKEYGIPFDWLSDSGVVGKIKLASVQLANKYMKRVASELDGLEGTEKEPNREFLLLQGVRFAFRVHQFAGGFDAESMKAFEELRSKMTTQTSAPQISEG